One genomic window of Nitrospirota bacterium includes the following:
- a CDS encoding penicillin-binding protein, whose amino-acid sequence MWHRLDRQLTFKPTDNKPEAEREVLVENGWRDYQGSIKRQKNFRKKGFIVISLILGITFLVTSSAILGGTGISGKFNYSIQEDNLNLKFTEDFVHIEGGIDPLFNDVVENRVVSKFGDDVQVIYTLDPVLQEKVTSLFEKYKVPYGAFVAISPRTGKVLAMVGYSEKDGPDQQFALRATYPAASVFKLVTAAAAIEKGKVEPDTVINFSGGLYSLSPRNWTDNPRKDKNKITLADAMGKSCNVAFAKVALKWLEADDLLRSAEKFGFNNSINFEFPVQTSRVYVENTESSIAKTAAGFGHVTLSPLHGALIASAIANNGRMVEPRIVEKIFIDGREAYNVDMKEWPSGISNKTADKLRHMMVKTVEKGTARHAFYTRRGEAYLKDMAVGGKTGSLEGNDPQGDYSWFIGMAPLDNPEIAVAALVINHPKWQIKAPFVAREGLLTYFNNKDKGASKEKLKVASLR is encoded by the coding sequence TTGTGGCATCGCTTAGACAGGCAGCTTACTTTTAAACCTACTGATAACAAACCAGAAGCAGAAAGGGAGGTCCTTGTGGAAAATGGATGGCGCGATTATCAGGGCAGCATCAAAAGACAGAAGAACTTTAGAAAAAAGGGCTTCATTGTCATATCATTAATCCTCGGAATAACATTTCTTGTTACGAGTTCGGCCATTTTGGGAGGCACGGGTATTTCAGGGAAATTCAATTACTCGATTCAGGAGGACAATCTTAACCTGAAATTCACAGAGGACTTCGTTCACATAGAAGGTGGAATTGACCCGCTTTTCAATGACGTTGTTGAAAACAGGGTTGTTAGTAAGTTCGGAGACGATGTACAGGTGATCTACACACTGGATCCGGTACTGCAGGAAAAGGTGACGTCTCTTTTTGAAAAATACAAAGTTCCATACGGGGCATTCGTGGCAATATCACCCCGTACAGGAAAGGTCCTTGCCATGGTTGGCTACTCAGAAAAGGACGGTCCTGACCAGCAGTTCGCTCTCAGGGCAACATATCCGGCTGCATCTGTCTTTAAACTTGTAACAGCTGCGGCTGCCATTGAAAAAGGGAAGGTTGAACCTGATACCGTAATAAATTTCAGTGGAGGGCTTTATTCACTCTCTCCGCGAAACTGGACTGACAATCCCAGGAAAGACAAAAACAAGATAACACTTGCTGATGCTATGGGGAAGTCGTGCAATGTCGCGTTTGCAAAAGTGGCCCTGAAGTGGCTTGAGGCGGATGACCTGCTCAGGTCTGCAGAAAAGTTCGGATTTAACAACTCAATAAACTTCGAATTTCCGGTACAGACAAGCAGGGTATATGTTGAAAATACTGAGTCAAGTATTGCAAAAACAGCGGCCGGGTTTGGCCATGTCACACTTTCGCCGCTGCATGGCGCCCTGATCGCCTCTGCAATTGCAAATAACGGGCGTATGGTTGAGCCAAGGATAGTTGAAAAGATCTTCATTGATGGAAGAGAGGCGTATAACGTTGACATGAAGGAGTGGCCTTCAGGTATTTCCAATAAAACCGCTGATAAGCTCAGGCACATGATGGTTAAGACTGTTGAAAAGGGAACCGCAAGACATGCATTCTACACGCGGCGGGGAGAGGCTTACCTTAAAGACATGGCCGTTGGGGGAAAGACTGGTTCACTGGAAGGCAATGATCCGCAGGGCGATTACAGCTGGTTCATAGGCATGGCGCCACTTGACAATCCGGAGATAGCAGTTGCAGCGCTTGTAATAAATCACCCCAAATGGCAGATTAAGGCCCCGTTTGTCGCAAGGGAAGGCCTTTTGACTTACTTCAACAATAAGGACAAGGGTGCTTCAAAAGAAAAGCTTAAAGTAGCCAGCCTGAGATAA
- the ubiA gene encoding 4-hydroxybenzoate octaprenyltransferase — MEKLKAVCDLIRLDKQYGTLLLMMPALWSLVLASEGRPSLIYVAIFVLGSFIMRSAGCVINDMADRNYDRFVERTRERPLASGRLRTTEAAAVLSILLIIALGIVLYLNRLSMQLSLVAIILTGLYPFTKRVVNMPQLFLGAAFGWGAVIAWAAVRNEVALPAVFFFLATVFWATGYDTIYAMMDIEDDLRIGVKSTAILFGRHTWFALAIIFLITVFFLFAAGRAARLGHIYMFSMLLVTAGFMYQVYQISRGVEREGLMQLFRSHVWIGIIILIGILSDLLIRSHYAV; from the coding sequence ATGGAAAAGTTAAAGGCTGTCTGTGATCTGATACGCCTTGACAAGCAATATGGCACGCTTCTCCTCATGATGCCCGCCCTGTGGTCACTTGTCCTTGCCTCAGAAGGGAGACCGTCGCTTATATATGTTGCAATATTCGTTCTCGGCTCATTTATTATGCGCAGCGCCGGTTGTGTTATAAATGACATGGCTGACAGAAACTATGACAGGTTTGTTGAACGGACCAGGGAGCGCCCGCTTGCATCCGGCAGATTGAGGACAACAGAGGCTGCAGCCGTATTATCCATACTGCTCATTATCGCCCTGGGCATTGTCCTGTACCTTAACAGGCTCAGCATGCAGTTATCCCTGGTAGCCATTATACTGACAGGACTGTACCCCTTTACAAAGAGGGTCGTTAACATGCCCCAGCTTTTTCTTGGCGCGGCCTTTGGGTGGGGCGCAGTAATTGCGTGGGCGGCTGTACGGAATGAAGTGGCCCTGCCAGCGGTCTTTTTTTTTCTTGCAACGGTATTTTGGGCAACAGGCTATGACACGATCTATGCAATGATGGATATTGAGGATGATTTAAGGATCGGAGTTAAATCTACAGCCATCCTTTTTGGCAGGCACACATGGTTTGCCCTCGCCATCATATTCCTTATTACAGTATTCTTCTTGTTTGCCGCTGGCAGGGCGGCGAGGCTTGGACATATCTACATGTTCTCCATGCTGCTGGTCACGGCAGGATTTATGTATCAGGTATATCAGATAAGCCGGGGTGTTGAGCGGGAAGGGCTGATGCAGTTGTTCAGGTCCCATGTATGGATAGGGATTATCATTCTGATAGGTATACTGTCTGATCTTCTTATAAGGAGTCATTATGCCGTATAA
- the proC gene encoding pyrroline-5-carboxylate reductase, whose product MAKYKICILGTGNMGEAILRGILTSGLYPKKDIVVTDVSEERLSYIHERYNVKTTKDNAQAASSSRYIMIIVKPAVVKSLLNEIAHLLDTSKLVISVAAGISINNIRMWLKKELPVIRVMPNIPVLVLEGATAIASGPGVRHEEIEDVKKIFDSVGKSILLGEEYINAVTGLSGSGPAYIFTVIDALSDGGVKAGLPRQASTLLAAQTVLGAARMVLESGEHPGRLKDMITSPGGTTIEGLHTLEMSGIRGAFISAVEHAAKKAEELGKRE is encoded by the coding sequence ATGGCAAAGTATAAGATTTGTATATTGGGAACCGGGAACATGGGTGAGGCCATACTCAGGGGGATACTTACGTCCGGGTTATACCCTAAAAAGGATATCGTTGTAACGGACGTTTCTGAAGAGAGGCTCTCGTATATACATGAACGTTACAATGTAAAAACAACAAAAGATAATGCGCAGGCCGCCTCCTCTTCCAGATATATAATGATTATTGTGAAACCTGCTGTAGTGAAGTCACTTTTAAATGAAATCGCACATTTACTGGATACATCAAAGCTTGTTATATCTGTTGCAGCAGGCATATCTATAAACAATATACGGATGTGGCTGAAAAAGGAACTCCCTGTCATAAGAGTAATGCCCAATATCCCTGTCCTCGTATTGGAGGGGGCTACAGCCATAGCCTCAGGCCCCGGTGTAAGGCACGAAGAGATTGAGGACGTTAAAAAAATATTTGATTCAGTAGGCAAGTCAATACTCCTTGGTGAAGAGTATATCAATGCAGTCACAGGGCTTAGCGGGAGCGGGCCGGCCTACATATTCACTGTCATAGACGCGCTCTCGGACGGCGGAGTAAAAGCAGGACTACCCCGCCAGGCATCCACCCTGCTTGCAGCTCAGACCGTACTTGGAGCAGCGAGGATGGTACTTGAAAGCGGAGAGCATCCTGGAAGGCTTAAAGATATGATAACTTCACCAGGGGGGACAACTATCGAAGGTTTACATACACTTGAAATGTCAGGAATTCGCGGTGCTTTTATCAGCGCAGTCGAACACGCCGCCAAAAAGGCTGAAGAATTGGGAAAGAGGGAATAA
- a CDS encoding DUF98 domain-containing protein: MLIEKYYLTHLPFTYIPVCSWMDPDEFISCSAEYNLPTLSRLTLLNDGSLVRFFRSLFMTDITVDVTGQKGAGMGLEMAKFLDAREGAAAIVRDAWLNRNGRKFMYAHSVIDSSRIAEPLMREVSRMNKPVGILLSDYNMPLLRDQLFISRIKSDYLAEHFSTLEDTFWARCYRLRGSDEFNAAILEVFSPDTWKS; encoded by the coding sequence ATGTTGATAGAGAAATATTATCTGACCCATCTGCCGTTTACCTATATACCTGTTTGTTCATGGATGGACCCTGACGAATTTATTTCCTGTTCCGCTGAGTATAATCTCCCAACGCTGTCGCGGCTGACATTGCTGAATGATGGTTCACTTGTCAGGTTTTTCAGATCGTTATTTATGACTGACATTACTGTAGATGTTACCGGACAGAAGGGTGCGGGCATGGGCCTTGAGATGGCTAAATTCCTTGATGCAAGGGAAGGGGCTGCGGCAATAGTCAGAGATGCCTGGCTCAACAGGAATGGAAGGAAGTTCATGTATGCCCACTCTGTAATTGATTCATCACGCATTGCGGAACCGTTGATGCGTGAGGTAAGCAGAATGAATAAACCTGTAGGTATCCTGCTAAGTGATTATAATATGCCGCTCCTCAGAGATCAGTTATTTATCAGCAGGATAAAGAGTGACTACCTGGCGGAACATTTTTCAACATTGGAAGATACGTTCTGGGCAAGGTGTTATCGTCTCAGGGGATCTGATGAATTCAATGCAGCGATACTGGAAGTCTTCTCCCCGGATACATGGAAAAGTTAA
- a CDS encoding DUF599 domain-containing protein yields the protein MILSPIDILALVLFVSCTLFYHAYYYFKVSRLPRNIFKGKINIIRRTWVENMLRPGHAITAVQSLRNIHMAASFLASSSIVFIGSILYLIINIEQTSGIVTGKGTISLPDYHVFIKLITLMIMFLLSLLNFTLCIRLLNYLAILIGASTETIEETMKMSAVDYITKMFSTAGIHYTFGIRGFYYTIPLIGWFLGTWLFIILTILVLLLCLRLDYGK from the coding sequence ATGATATTATCCCCAATAGATATCCTGGCACTGGTTCTTTTTGTATCATGCACGTTGTTTTATCATGCATACTATTATTTCAAAGTATCAAGGCTTCCGAGGAATATCTTTAAAGGTAAGATCAACATAATCCGCAGGACATGGGTGGAAAATATGCTTAGACCAGGCCATGCAATTACTGCTGTTCAGTCACTTCGCAATATACATATGGCTGCCTCATTCCTCGCATCTTCGAGCATCGTGTTTATAGGCAGCATACTCTATCTCATAATTAATATAGAACAGACGTCAGGAATTGTTACAGGAAAGGGGACTATTTCACTCCCTGATTATCACGTGTTTATCAAATTAATAACCCTTATGATCATGTTTCTGCTCTCCCTGCTTAATTTTACCCTCTGCATACGCCTCCTGAATTACCTTGCTATTCTGATTGGCGCCTCCACGGAAACGATAGAGGAGACGATGAAGATGAGCGCCGTTGACTATATTACGAAGATGTTTTCTACTGCAGGCATTCATTATACATTTGGCATCCGGGGATTCTATTATACGATTCCGTTAATAGGCTGGTTTCTGGGCACGTGGCTCTTTATTATTCTAACGATCCTTGTCTTATTATTATGTCTCAGGCTCGATTACGGGAAATGA
- a CDS encoding YggT family protein — protein sequence MFVFTNFIAAVADVINIILTVYMYVIIARAILSWVSPDPYNPIVQMLYKVTEPVLSPLRRLIPVWKTGLDLSPMIAILIILFLKRFLVASLRQAAYF from the coding sequence ATGTTCGTATTTACTAATTTTATAGCTGCGGTCGCCGATGTAATTAATATAATACTGACAGTCTATATGTATGTAATTATTGCGCGGGCAATCTTGTCATGGGTAAGTCCTGACCCCTATAATCCTATAGTACAGATGCTTTACAAGGTAACAGAGCCTGTCCTGAGTCCGTTAAGACGGCTGATACCTGTGTGGAAAACGGGTCTGGATCTGTCACCTATGATAGCAATATTGATAATATTATTCTTAAAAAGATTTCTTGTGGCATCGCTTAGACAGGCAGCTTACTTTTAA
- a CDS encoding transcriptional repressor — MEKIINKYKDSGMRLTPQRIAILKYLDGNTSHPTAEDIYRDVRRHYPTLSFATVYNTLQTLKDHGRVMEITIDPERKHYDPNTDQHHHVVCIRCNKIRDVFEDYSGILKLPASMSGEIRAVGVHVDFYGICRSCHKEEGG; from the coding sequence ATGGAAAAGATTATTAATAAATATAAAGACAGCGGCATGCGGCTGACTCCCCAGAGGATTGCAATACTTAAATACCTTGATGGAAATACCAGCCATCCAACTGCTGAGGATATATACAGGGATGTCAGGCGGCACTATCCTACCTTGTCCTTTGCCACAGTATATAATACCCTTCAGACACTGAAGGACCACGGCAGGGTCATGGAAATTACGATTGATCCGGAGAGAAAGCATTATGACCCGAACACAGATCAACATCATCATGTAGTGTGCATCAGGTGCAACAAGATCCGGGATGTATTTGAAGATTATTCCGGGATCCTGAAACTGCCTGCAAGCATGTCAGGAGAGATCAGGGCTGTTGGAGTTCATGTGGATTTCTATGGTATTTGCAGGAGCTGCCATAAAGAGGAAGGGGGGTGA
- the recO gene encoding DNA repair protein RecO: protein MPLIKTSGIILNSRPMGEYDRIVGIFTEDLGRIDCIAKGARSFKNRFGGSLEPFTHCRLGLFRKRHGSFFRIESADIVASFSEVREDLDLLLHSSSMVDVLRKITPPEDPNRAIFALLLRSLERISSGDHIDNILFFYQIQILNLSGLGLRFDGCVKCSRAVAAPTITVSIAEGGLICPVCIAKTGSRGILTSGGTIAVMRRWQTLVSSHISRFRLAESIKSEMRGILDLHIGHVTGKKLIDIKRYS, encoded by the coding sequence ATGCCACTGATAAAGACATCCGGTATTATACTCAACAGCCGTCCTATGGGCGAGTATGACAGGATTGTTGGTATTTTTACTGAAGACCTTGGCAGGATTGACTGTATTGCAAAGGGGGCAAGGAGTTTTAAAAACAGGTTCGGAGGCTCACTTGAGCCATTTACGCATTGCAGGCTCGGCCTCTTCAGAAAACGTCATGGTTCTTTCTTTCGCATTGAGTCAGCAGATATAGTAGCTTCGTTCAGTGAGGTAAGGGAAGACCTTGATCTGCTCCTGCATTCATCAAGTATGGTGGATGTACTTAGAAAGATAACCCCCCCCGAAGACCCTAACAGGGCCATATTTGCCCTCCTGCTCAGATCTCTTGAAAGGATATCTTCCGGAGATCATATAGATAATATACTCTTTTTTTATCAGATCCAGATACTCAACTTGTCCGGGCTTGGGCTTCGCTTTGACGGTTGTGTAAAGTGCAGCAGGGCTGTAGCAGCCCCAACAATAACTGTTTCAATAGCCGAAGGAGGACTTATATGTCCTGTATGCATTGCTAAGACCGGCAGCAGGGGGATCCTGACAAGCGGGGGCACCATAGCAGTGATGCGCAGATGGCAGACACTGGTGAGCAGTCATATCAGCAGGTTCAGACTTGCTGAGAGTATCAAGAGTGAGATGAGGGGAATACTTGATCTGCACATAGGTCATGTAACAGGGAAGAAACTGATAGATATAAAGAGATATAGTTAA
- a CDS encoding UbiD family decarboxylase produces the protein MPYKDLRNFLDVLEQRGELVRVKTEVDPGFEITEILERLLSKGGPAVLFENVRGYSIPLVANLYGTVGRVALGLECDEAGLDEIGTFLAYLQQPEPPKGLIEAIKKFPFFAKVMNLTPRTVNRGVCQEVILRESDVDLSKIPVMTCWPEDAGPLITWPLVITQSPSGGPFNVGVYRMQVIGRDRVIMRWLKTRGGAHHHREWLEKGVPMPVSVAIGCEPATTIAAVTPVPERMGEFHFAGLLRKDAIEIVKCVTNDLMVPATSEIVLEGEILPGEEAPEGPFADHTGYYNAEERFPVMRIKCITHRNSPLYLSTITGRPPKEDAIIGLALTRIFLPVLRNQFPEIVDFHLPMEAVSYRIAIVSMKKSFPGHAKRVMMGLWGFLKQFLYTKYVIIVDDDIDVRNWDDVIWAISTRVDPARDTVMIENTPYDYLDFSTPLPELGSKMGIDATMKSYPEVNRVWGKKIEMPAEIRELVDRKWSSYGIPDTSLHGNQDRKQKKK, from the coding sequence ATGCCGTATAAAGATCTGAGGAATTTTCTTGATGTGCTGGAGCAGAGGGGGGAACTCGTCCGGGTAAAGACAGAGGTAGACCCCGGGTTTGAGATTACAGAAATACTGGAGAGGCTCCTATCAAAGGGAGGGCCGGCTGTCTTATTTGAGAATGTCAGGGGATACAGCATCCCACTGGTGGCTAACCTGTATGGTACAGTAGGAAGGGTTGCCCTTGGGCTCGAGTGTGATGAGGCGGGACTTGATGAGATAGGGACATTCCTTGCATATCTTCAGCAGCCGGAACCGCCGAAAGGGCTGATTGAGGCTATAAAGAAATTCCCATTCTTTGCCAAAGTGATGAATCTTACGCCCAGGACCGTCAACCGGGGGGTATGCCAGGAGGTTATACTCCGGGAAAGCGATGTGGACCTGTCAAAGATTCCGGTGATGACATGCTGGCCGGAAGATGCCGGTCCGCTTATTACATGGCCGCTCGTTATTACCCAGTCGCCGTCAGGCGGGCCTTTTAATGTCGGTGTATACAGGATGCAGGTGATCGGCAGGGACCGCGTTATAATGCGCTGGCTCAAGACGCGCGGCGGGGCGCATCACCACAGGGAGTGGCTTGAGAAGGGTGTACCTATGCCGGTATCAGTAGCCATAGGGTGTGAACCGGCAACGACTATCGCTGCAGTGACGCCTGTGCCTGAGAGGATGGGCGAGTTTCATTTTGCAGGGCTCCTCCGGAAGGATGCCATTGAGATTGTAAAGTGTGTAACAAATGATCTGATGGTGCCGGCAACAAGCGAGATAGTTCTTGAAGGTGAGATACTCCCGGGAGAAGAGGCGCCGGAGGGTCCGTTTGCAGATCACACCGGATATTACAATGCAGAGGAGAGATTTCCAGTCATGAGGATTAAGTGCATAACGCACAGGAATTCCCCTCTGTATCTTTCAACAATTACCGGACGCCCCCCAAAAGAGGACGCTATAATCGGACTTGCACTTACACGGATATTTCTGCCTGTATTAAGAAATCAGTTTCCTGAGATCGTGGACTTTCATCTTCCTATGGAGGCTGTATCTTACCGCATTGCAATCGTGTCAATGAAGAAGTCATTTCCCGGACATGCCAAAAGGGTGATGATGGGGTTATGGGGCTTCCTGAAACAGTTTTTATACACAAAATATGTAATCATTGTGGATGATGATATTGATGTGCGAAACTGGGACGATGTCATCTGGGCGATTTCCACCCGTGTTGATCCTGCGAGGGACACTGTAATGATTGAAAACACACCTTACGACTATCTCGACTTTTCAACACCACTGCCTGAACTGGGTTCGAAAATGGGGATAGATGCCACTATGAAATCATATCCTGAAGTCAACCGTGTTTGGGGGAAAAAGATCGAGATGCCTGCCGAGATCAGAGAGTTGGTGGACAGGAAATGGTCATCCTACGGCATTCCAGACACATCCTTACACGGCAATCAGGACAGGAAGCAGAAGAAAAAATAA
- a CDS encoding response regulator produces the protein MKHILVIDDDPVMRSLLKSFLSLRKFRVDCVNTEADAMKVLINDHVDIVITDIKMPGTDSVSLIRKINQTKPGVKLIMMSGDSSFDKLPKDIRADMPFIHKPFKLQDIEKLIRTLTGTANA, from the coding sequence ATGAAGCACATTCTGGTAATAGATGATGATCCTGTCATGAGATCCCTTCTGAAAAGCTTTCTGTCTCTCCGGAAATTCAGAGTTGATTGCGTCAATACCGAGGCTGACGCAATGAAGGTGTTAATCAACGACCATGTTGATATTGTTATAACTGACATTAAGATGCCGGGAACAGACAGCGTCTCTCTCATCAGAAAGATTAACCAGACTAAACCAGGTGTAAAATTGATAATGATGAGCGGTGACTCAAGTTTCGATAAGCTCCCAAAGGACATAAGGGCAGATATGCCCTTTATCCACAAGCCCTTTAAATTGCAGGACATTGAAAAGTTGATACGCACGTTAACCGGCACAGCTAACGCATAG
- the mgtE gene encoding magnesium transporter: MAVVKFDQLVWTVRKFLHRGAIANLANMANRMHPADLARLFRNLDAKEKNTIFGLLKESRTRGLLISEMDEGSRRAVLEMIPPYEIVQLLRHIPSDDVADIFADLPDEKGHEVLTLMGVREYEAVKELLQYPAETAGGIMNTKVFSLREDMSVQDAIKKLQEAGEVEMVFYVYVVDEAGKLVGVVSLRKLLLVPPYTRLREIMDTEVIRVNTGVDQEEVARLVARYNILAIPVVDKEDRLAGIVTVDDVIDVIREEATEDILKMAGTEDDEYIFTSSPLRVARFRLPWLIVTILGEFVVGAVLWHFKATLEQIIALVSFAPIISAVSGNVGVQSSTVITRGLATGRVEVTNALRVLLKEFRVALLIGAVCGTIIGIAVYIWHGRAMLGLVVGSAMVTSVFVASSLGTMMPVIFKVFKVDPAIASGPVVTTLTDIVGFSIYLTVATVMLSYL; the protein is encoded by the coding sequence GTGGCAGTTGTAAAATTTGATCAGCTTGTCTGGACAGTAAGAAAGTTTCTCCATCGCGGGGCCATAGCCAATTTAGCCAACATGGCCAACCGCATGCACCCGGCTGACCTTGCGAGGCTGTTCAGAAATCTTGATGCCAAAGAGAAAAACACCATATTCGGCCTCCTTAAAGAGAGCAGGACGAGGGGATTGCTCATAAGTGAGATGGATGAAGGGAGCAGGCGGGCCGTCCTCGAGATGATCCCGCCCTATGAGATCGTTCAGCTTCTGCGGCACATACCATCGGATGATGTGGCAGATATATTTGCAGACCTGCCGGATGAAAAGGGGCATGAGGTCCTGACCCTGATGGGGGTCAGGGAGTATGAGGCTGTAAAGGAGCTGCTGCAGTATCCTGCCGAGACTGCCGGCGGCATCATGAACACCAAGGTGTTTTCACTCAGAGAGGACATGAGTGTTCAGGACGCAATAAAAAAACTGCAGGAGGCAGGAGAAGTTGAAATGGTTTTCTATGTCTATGTCGTTGATGAGGCCGGTAAGTTAGTGGGGGTCGTTTCCCTCAGAAAGCTTCTCCTTGTCCCGCCATATACGAGGCTTCGTGAGATCATGGACACTGAGGTCATTCGGGTAAATACAGGTGTTGATCAGGAAGAGGTTGCGCGTCTTGTGGCGAGGTACAACATACTCGCTATCCCGGTTGTAGACAAGGAAGACAGGCTTGCCGGCATCGTCACTGTGGATGATGTAATAGATGTTATACGTGAAGAGGCGACTGAAGACATACTGAAGATGGCAGGCACGGAAGATGATGAATATATATTTACCAGTTCCCCTTTGAGGGTTGCACGATTCCGGCTGCCGTGGCTTATCGTCACAATCCTTGGTGAGTTCGTGGTGGGCGCTGTCCTGTGGCATTTTAAGGCGACACTTGAACAGATAATTGCCCTTGTTTCCTTTGCACCAATTATCAGCGCTGTATCCGGCAATGTAGGCGTGCAATCTTCAACAGTAATTACCCGTGGCCTTGCTACAGGCCGTGTTGAGGTGACCAATGCCCTGAGGGTATTGTTAAAGGAGTTCCGGGTGGCTCTCCTGATAGGCGCAGTATGCGGCACGATAATTGGAATAGCAGTCTATATATGGCATGGCCGCGCCATGCTTGGCCTGGTAGTTGGCAGTGCGATGGTTACCTCTGTTTTTGTTGCATCATCGCTTGGCACAATGATGCCTGTTATCTTTAAGGTATTCAAGGTAGACCCTGCAATCGCATCCGGACCTGTAGTGACAACGTTGACAGACATAGTCGGATTTTCGATATATCTTACGGTTGCGACGGTTATGCTTTCTTATTTATAG
- a CDS encoding redoxin domain-containing protein → MSEYLSIGQIVPNFEMEVFDPNKSDFGKINLDEIKARRSWTILFFYPADFTFVCPTELDDLADKQKQLKDLGCDVIAVSTDTKFSHMAWQQSEKLLANVKYLMGADPTGRVSRLFGVYDENTGLALRGTFIINPDGKLIASEINFYNVGRNADELLRKMQANLYLSGHPDEVCPANWHEGEKTIKPSAKIVGKVYEAMK, encoded by the coding sequence ATGTCAGAATATTTATCTATAGGACAGATAGTACCAAATTTCGAGATGGAGGTCTTTGATCCCAATAAAAGTGACTTTGGTAAGATTAACCTTGATGAGATTAAAGCGAGGAGGTCATGGACCATACTCTTCTTTTATCCGGCAGATTTTACGTTTGTATGCCCTACTGAGCTCGATGATCTTGCTGACAAGCAAAAACAGCTCAAGGACCTCGGCTGTGATGTTATCGCAGTAAGCACAGATACAAAATTTTCCCACATGGCATGGCAACAGTCTGAAAAGCTGCTTGCCAATGTTAAATATCTGATGGGGGCTGATCCGACCGGCAGGGTCTCGCGGTTGTTTGGGGTTTATGATGAGAATACAGGTCTGGCACTCAGAGGCACATTTATCATCAATCCGGACGGAAAGCTGATTGCATCTGAGATTAACTTCTACAATGTCGGCAGGAATGCTGATGAGCTTCTGAGAAAGATGCAGGCCAATCTGTATCTTTCAGGTCATCCTGATGAGGTCTGCCCTGCAAACTGGCATGAAGGCGAAAAGACTATTAAGCCGTCAGCAAAGATCGTCGGAAAAGTCTACGAGGCAATGAAATAG
- a CDS encoding metal-dependent hydrolase encodes MDPVTHGLAGAVIAKAGFSKSFGKWGTATGIIAATLPDSDFLLRLFGEETFLRHHRGITHSLILLPFFSLILAFIFNRVSRKQNFLSFYLLCFLSLLSHILLDLVTSFGTMALSPLSDQRIAWDIIFIIDPYFTAILMVPFLLTYLFKSYNRELGVMSLSLLVPYIGLCIFSHNTAVSMAFEEARERNLSAHTIAALPQPLSPFKWVLLVDSGDTLYQRFADIYNQHDSGREMNGIMWKKWPASPWLDNAQKMPGVEFYMWFARFPVAVVKDMANGHHLVEFIDLRFDNLMDRIPFTYRVEFDNDGAVVVEKFSTVNSFMENYGGR; translated from the coding sequence ATGGATCCTGTTACACATGGTTTAGCAGGCGCTGTTATTGCCAAAGCCGGATTTTCGAAAAGTTTTGGTAAATGGGGCACTGCAACAGGTATTATTGCAGCTACATTGCCTGATTCAGATTTCCTGCTTCGGTTATTCGGCGAGGAAACCTTTCTGAGGCACCACCGTGGCATTACACATTCACTGATTTTATTGCCTTTTTTTAGTCTTATCCTTGCCTTTATTTTTAATCGCGTATCCAGGAAGCAAAACTTTTTATCTTTTTATCTTCTATGTTTCCTGTCGCTTCTCAGTCACATCCTGCTGGATCTGGTAACCTCCTTTGGAACTATGGCCTTAAGCCCACTTTCCGATCAAAGGATCGCATGGGATATCATATTCATCATAGATCCATATTTTACGGCAATCCTCATGGTCCCGTTTCTGCTCACGTACCTGTTTAAGAGTTATAACAGGGAACTTGGCGTAATGTCTTTAAGCCTTCTGGTGCCGTACATTGGACTCTGCATATTCAGTCATAACACAGCAGTCTCCATGGCCTTCGAGGAGGCAAGGGAAAGAAATCTTTCTGCACACACTATAGCGGCGCTTCCCCAGCCGCTCTCTCCATTCAAATGGGTTTTGCTTGTTGATTCAGGGGACACGCTTTATCAGCGTTTTGCGGATATTTATAATCAACATGACTCCGGCAGGGAAATGAATGGTATAATGTGGAAGAAATGGCCTGCCTCTCCCTGGCTTGATAATGCACAGAAAATGCCAGGCGTAGAGTTTTACATGTGGTTTGCAAGGTTTCCTGTGGCAGTAGTTAAGGATATGGCTAACGGACATCACCTTGTTGAATTTATAGATCTCAGGTTTGATAATTTAATGGATAGAATTCCATTTACATATAGAGTAGAATTTGATAATGATGGAGCAGTAGTGGTGGAGAAATTTTCTACGGTTAATTCATTCATGGAAAATTATGGCGGAAGATAG